In Dryobates pubescens isolate bDryPub1 chromosome 31, bDryPub1.pri, whole genome shotgun sequence, one DNA window encodes the following:
- the PLPPR3 gene encoding LOW QUALITY PROTEIN: phospholipid phosphatase-related protein type 3 (The sequence of the model RefSeq protein was modified relative to this genomic sequence to represent the inferred CDS: inserted 2 bases in 1 codon) — protein sequence MIPPKEKTRAPKDSMTLLPCFYFVELPIVASSIVTLYFLELTDLFKPAKVGFQCHDRALSMPYVETNEELIPLLMLLSLAFAAPAASIMVGEGIVYCLQSRLKGRAGAEGSINAGGCNFNSFLRRTVRFVGVHVFGLCATALVTDVIQLATGYHAPFFLTVCKPNYTLLGTPCDANPYITQDICSGTDKHAILSARKTFPSQHATLSAFAAVYVSMYFNSIISDSTKLLKPILVFAFAIAAGICGLTQITQYRSHPTDVYVGFLIGSGIAAYLAYHAVGNFRAPTEKVPAPVPAKDALRALTQRGHDSVYHQNKSVSTDELNPQTRLEEAARPVPREKNSLGSLKRASVDVDLLAPRSPMGKENMVTFSNTLPRVNTPSMDDPARRHMTIHVPVDASRSKQLITEWKQKSLEGRSMTLAEETAHGXRAPGMPARTSPPSLYPTVQARSAERAAMGPRVLIQPRPGASQLVHIPEESQGAASVPAGSGAAVRAKWVMVAEKGGVQRVANPPRLMQVIAMSKQQGMVSVTPKHSETSSSSTSSDSSQYRSPSERDSSSIITIDAHAPHHPVVHLSAGNGPWEWKTGLKGTEGSDAYELGDMGKDFRGFHPAKSAGVSPGSSISDMEQDEPRYGSLAAIPGAAGGGGERGDTPAEGLLSTASRESTLRRKPAERDGQADPEVDHYYKKMQAGRRFKD from the exons ATGATCCCCCCCAAGGAGAAGACCAGGGCTCCCAAGGACAGCATGAcgctcctgccctgcttctaCTTCGTGGAG CTGCCCATTGTGGCCTCCTCCATCGTGACCCTCTACTTCCTGGAGCTGACAGACCTCTTCAAGCCAGCCAAGGTGGGCTTCCAGTGCCACGACCGGGCACTCTCCATGCCCTACGTGGAGACCAACGAGGAGCTCATCCCCCTGCTGATGCTGCTCAGCTTGGCCTTCGCCGCGCCTGCCGCCTCG ATCATGGTCGGGGAGGGGATTGTGTACTGCCTGCAGTCGCGGCTGAAGGGACGCGCCGGGGCCGAGGGCAGCATCAACGCCGGCGGCTGCAACTTCAACTCCTTCCTGCGCCGCACCGTAAGGTTTGTGG gggtCCACGTCTTCGGGCTCTGTGCCACAGCCCTGGTGACAGATGTCATCCAGCTGGCCACCGGCTACCACGCACCCTTCTTCCTGACGGTCTGCAAGCCCAACTACAccctgctgggcaccccctgcGATGCCAACCCCTACATCACCCAGGACATCTGCTCGGGCACGGACAAGCATGCCATCCTCTCTGCCCG GAAGACTTTCCCGTCCCAGCACGCCACGCTCTCAGCTTTCGCTGCTGTCTACGTGTCG ATGTACTTCAATTCCATCATCTCGGACAGCACCAAACTCCTTAAGCCCATCCTGGTCTTCGCCTTTGCCATCGCCGCTGGCATCTGTGGCCTGACCCAGATCACGCAGTACCGCAGCCACCCCACCGACGTCTACGTGGGCTTCCTGATCGGCTCTGGCATCGCTGCCTACCTG GCTTACCACGCCGTCGGCAACTTCCGTGCCCCGACGGAGAAGGTCCCAGCGCCGGTGCCCGCCAAGGACGCGCTGCGGGCGCTGACGCAGCGTGGCCACGACTCCGTCTACCACCAGAACAAGTCGGTGAGCACCGACGAGCTGAACCCGCAGACGCGGCTGGAGGAGGCGGCGCGGCCAGTGCCGCGGGAGAAgaattccctgggcagcctgaagcGGGCCAGCGTGGACGTGGACCTGCTGGCCCCCCGCAGCCCCATGGGCAAGGAGAACATGGTGACCTTCAGCAACACCCTGCCGCGGGTCAACACCCCTTCCATGGATGACCCTGCACGGCGCCACATGACCATCCACGTCCCCGTGGACGCCTCCCGCTCCAAGCAGCTCATCACCGAGTGGAAGCAGAAGTCCCTGGAGGGACGGAGCATGACCCTGGCGGAGGAGACGGCGCACGG CAGGGCGCCGGGGATGCCAGCGAGGAcgtcccccccctccctctacCCCACAGTGCAAGCGCGCTCGGCCGAGCGGGCAGCGATGGGACCCCGAGTCCTCATCCAGCCCCGGCCGGGCGCCTCGCAGCTGGTACACATCCCCGAGGAGAGCCAGGGCGCTGCCAGCGTCCCAGCGGGCAGCGGGGCAGCCGTGAGGGCCAAGTGGGTGATGGTGGCGGAGAAGGGGGGAGTACAGCGGGTGGCCAATCCCCCACGCCTGATGCAGGTCATCGCCATGTCCAAGCAGCAGGGCATGGTCTCCGTCACCCCCAAGCACTCGGAGACGTCCTCGTCCTCCACCAGCTCCGACTCCTCGCAGTACCGCTCGCCCTCCGAGCgggacagctccagcatcaTCACCATCGATGCCCACGCACCTCACCACCCCGTGGTCCACCTCTCGGCCGGCAACGGGCCCTGGGAGTGGAAGACGGGGCTGAAAGGGACGGAGGGGTCGGACGCCTACGAGCTGGGTGACATGGGGAAGGATTTCCGCGGCTTCCACCCAGCCAAGAGCGCAGGCGTCTCCCCCGGCTCCTCCATCAGCGACATGGAGCAGGACGAGCCGCGCTACGGCAGCCTGGCCGCCATCCCGGGGGCagcgggagggggaggggagcgggGGGACACCCCTGCCGAGGGGCTGCTGAGCACGGCCAGCCGGGAGTCCACGCTGCGGAGGAAGCCGGCGGAGCGGGACGGGCAGGCGGACCCCGAGGTGGATCACTACTACAAGAAGATGCAAGCCGGCAGGAGGTTTAAGGACTGA
- the CFD gene encoding complement factor D, with the protein MGLSPAPALVLALLLLLGASVDGQPRGRILGGREAVPHLRPYMASLQLDGQHICGGFLIAPQWVLSAAHCTEEMDGKFFQVLLGAHSLSKPEPHKRLYRVRAQIAHPGSNIHNNKDDLLLLQLEEKAELNADVQVLPIQREDRDVAADTVCLVAGWGAIKHSGRRPDTLQEVERPVVSRDVCNHRTHHDQTITDKMMCTNSHKKDSCKGDSGGPLVCNGVAEGVVTAGSRVCGNYKKPAIYTRIAPYADWIDSVMASAAGGEGDTR; encoded by the exons ATGGGGCTaagtcctgctcctgccctcgtccttgctctgctgctgctgctgggagcttcaGTGGATG ggcagccccggggccggatcctggggggcagggaggccgTGCCCCACCTGAGGCCATACATGGCCTCGCTGCAGCTGGACGGGCAGCACATCTGTGGAGGCTTCCTCATCGCCCCGCAGTGGGTGCTGAGCGCTGCACACTGCACCGAGGAGAT GGACGGCAAATTCTTCCAGGTCCTCCTGGGTGCCCACTCGCTGTCGAAGCCGGAGCCCCACAAACGCCTGTACCGGGTGCGCGCCCAGATCGCCCACCCCGGCAGCAACATCCACAACAACAAAGAcgacctcctgctcctccag ctggaggagaaagcagagctgaacGCAGACGTGCAGGTGCTGCCGATCCAGCGGGAGGACCGGGACGTGGCTGCCGACACCGTGTGCCTGGTGGCCGGCTGGGGAGCCATAAAGCACAGCGGCCGCCGGCCGGACACGCTCCAGGAGGTGGAGCGGCCGGTGGTCAGCCGCGACGTCTGCAACCACCGCACCCACCACGACCAGACCATCACCGACAAGATGATGTGCACCAACTCCCACAAGAAGGACAGCTGCAAG GGAGACTCTGGTGGCCCCCTGGTCTGCAACGGGGTGGCTGAGGGGGTGGTCACGGCCGGCTCCCGCGTTTGTGGCAACTACAAGAAGCCTGCGATCTACACCCGCATCGCCCCCTACGCCGACTGGATCGACAGCGTCATGGCCTCTGccgctgggggggagggggacactCGCTGA